In the Paenibacillus sp. FSL H7-0357 genome, one interval contains:
- a CDS encoding S41 family peptidase: MLKKSTAAFMIVAALLCGSLLTLGVTGYVQVFGQAAGEGLAASVRPTGGLEDKESQKLGTALSLIEGNYYETVDREKLIDGAVNGMMEALGDPYSNYMGKETAEKFEESIEGSFSGIGAEVSSDNGKVVVVSPIKGSPAEKAGIQAKDVILSVNGESLEGLELNAAVAKIRGPKGSEATLQIQRAGSAVPLKFVITRADVKLETVYATMEKNGVGVIEVTQFSMNTAERFKTELANLEKQGMKGLVLDVRNDPGGVLQRVIEMAEQFVPSGKTIVQVENKDKTREVSTSKGSSKKYPVVVLMNKGSASASEILAGALQQSAGAKLIGENSFGKGTVQTSFEKELGDGSLLKITIAKWLTPDGTWIHGKGIKPDIAVAQPDYFSVAPINKSVTLQYNMNSSDVKSAQTMLEGLGYKPGRKDGYFDAGTKEAVKKFQSTAKLKATGVIDAKTAEAMELALIKVIQDPVNDNQRNKAIEEIQKEIKATASKK; encoded by the coding sequence ATGTTAAAGAAAAGCACAGCGGCCTTTATGATCGTCGCCGCCTTGCTGTGTGGCAGCCTGCTGACCTTAGGCGTAACCGGATATGTGCAAGTATTTGGACAAGCCGCAGGCGAAGGCCTGGCGGCGTCGGTGCGGCCGACCGGTGGCCTGGAGGACAAGGAGTCACAGAAGCTTGGAACCGCTCTGAGTTTGATTGAGGGCAATTATTACGAGACTGTGGACCGGGAAAAGCTGATAGATGGTGCGGTCAACGGTATGATGGAAGCCCTGGGCGACCCTTATTCCAACTATATGGGCAAGGAAACGGCAGAGAAGTTTGAGGAGAGTATCGAAGGCTCCTTCTCGGGAATCGGTGCGGAGGTTTCCTCGGACAACGGCAAGGTAGTGGTGGTGTCCCCGATTAAGGGCTCACCTGCCGAAAAAGCCGGAATTCAGGCCAAGGATGTTATCCTGTCGGTGAACGGGGAATCGCTGGAGGGGTTGGAGCTGAATGCGGCTGTAGCCAAGATACGCGGCCCGAAAGGCAGCGAAGCCACGCTTCAAATCCAGCGGGCAGGTTCTGCAGTGCCGCTGAAATTTGTAATTACCCGTGCTGACGTGAAGCTGGAGACTGTGTATGCGACCATGGAAAAGAACGGGGTGGGTGTTATCGAAGTGACCCAGTTCTCCATGAATACCGCCGAACGCTTCAAGACAGAGCTGGCTAATCTGGAGAAGCAGGGCATGAAGGGACTTGTCCTTGATGTCCGCAACGATCCCGGGGGTGTACTGCAAAGAGTCATTGAGATGGCAGAGCAGTTCGTACCATCCGGCAAAACGATTGTCCAGGTTGAAAATAAGGACAAAACGCGCGAGGTCAGTACCTCAAAGGGCTCAAGCAAGAAATACCCGGTAGTCGTACTGATGAACAAAGGCAGCGCAAGCGCATCGGAGATTCTTGCCGGGGCATTGCAGCAATCGGCCGGGGCCAAGCTGATCGGTGAGAATTCATTCGGCAAGGGCACGGTGCAGACCAGTTTTGAAAAGGAACTTGGGGATGGCAGTCTGCTCAAGATTACCATTGCCAAGTGGCTGACGCCGGATGGCACCTGGATTCACGGCAAGGGAATTAAGCCGGATATCGCGGTCGCCCAGCCTGATTACTTCTCGGTGGCACCTATTAACAAAAGTGTGACACTGCAATACAACATGAACAGTTCCGATGTGAAAAGCGCACAGACGATGCTGGAGGGTCTGGGCTACAAGCCGGGCCGCAAGGATGGATATTTTGATGCAGGCACGAAGGAAGCAGTCAAGAAATTCCAAAGCACGGCGAAGCTGAAAGCGACGGGTGTCATTGACGCCAAGACAGCAGAAGCCATGGAGCTGGCGCTGATCAAGGTTATTCAGGACCCGGTCAATGATAACCAGCGGAACAAGGCAATCGAAGAAATTCAGAAGGAAATTAAGGCAACAGCGTCGAAAAAGTAA
- a CDS encoding murein hydrolase activator EnvC family protein, with amino-acid sequence MKKIAAGLAAALLVVTLVGPSDGYAKKTSVAEIDKQLKKLQQEVQTAKAAQEKAESRNQEAQHYRNKTTLNLQNVLEQIEQVKGEMKTTSGKIASTEESLNVTAAELDEAEARVASREKLLESRVRLMYTDGAVSYLDVLLSSKSFADFLDRADSLKMIVDQDQDLLVQHKVDKQTVIVKKQELEGQYVQAKQLYTNLESQRSVLKEREAQRQELIAYYDKEIQDTDDISEEQNAKLVQLASERSALQVQKDKIKAEEAARKAAAAKAEAARRAAAAAARAKAASASSSSSDSNSSSSSSEYVGGSGPFLMPVGQARISSPFGPRTHPVTGEVGKVHTGVDFAVPQGTSIHAADSGTVIIAEWWSGYGNCVIIDHGGGVWTLYGHIREGGIKVREGEQVERGQVIAESGSTGRSTGPHLHFEVRIDQKAVNPMPYL; translated from the coding sequence TTGAAGAAGATTGCCGCCGGATTAGCCGCTGCACTGCTGGTTGTCACTTTAGTAGGACCCTCTGACGGATATGCCAAGAAGACAAGTGTCGCTGAAATTGACAAGCAATTGAAGAAGCTGCAGCAAGAGGTGCAGACGGCCAAGGCTGCACAGGAAAAAGCGGAATCACGCAATCAGGAAGCCCAGCACTATAGGAACAAGACAACGCTTAATCTCCAGAATGTGCTGGAGCAAATAGAACAAGTGAAAGGTGAAATGAAGACCACCTCCGGCAAAATTGCCAGCACCGAAGAGTCGCTTAATGTTACCGCGGCCGAGCTGGATGAAGCAGAAGCGCGTGTAGCTTCCCGGGAGAAATTGCTGGAATCGCGCGTTCGGCTGATGTATACAGATGGGGCGGTATCGTACCTTGATGTACTGCTGTCTTCAAAGAGCTTTGCGGATTTTCTCGACCGGGCCGATTCGCTGAAGATGATTGTGGATCAGGATCAGGATTTGCTGGTGCAGCACAAAGTGGACAAGCAGACCGTTATTGTGAAGAAGCAGGAGCTTGAAGGGCAATATGTCCAGGCCAAGCAGTTGTACACGAATCTGGAATCCCAGCGCAGCGTGCTTAAGGAAAGAGAAGCGCAGAGACAGGAACTTATTGCTTATTATGACAAGGAAATACAAGACACGGATGATATCAGTGAAGAGCAGAACGCCAAGCTAGTGCAGCTTGCCAGTGAACGTTCCGCTTTACAAGTGCAGAAGGATAAGATTAAGGCTGAAGAAGCGGCACGCAAGGCAGCAGCAGCGAAAGCGGAGGCGGCCCGCAGAGCGGCGGCAGCGGCGGCTAGAGCGAAGGCTGCGAGCGCTAGCAGCTCCAGTTCCGATTCGAATTCCAGTTCGAGTTCTTCGGAATATGTTGGAGGCAGTGGTCCTTTCCTGATGCCGGTAGGCCAGGCGCGTATTTCTTCTCCTTTTGGTCCGCGTACCCATCCGGTGACAGGAGAGGTTGGTAAAGTGCATACCGGTGTGGATTTTGCAGTTCCGCAGGGGACGAGCATCCATGCAGCGGACTCCGGCACCGTTATTATTGCAGAATGGTGGAGCGGTTACGGAAACTGCGTAATTATTGACCACGGCGGCGGTGTCTGGACATTGTATGGACATATCCGCGAAGGCGGCATTAAGGTGAGAGAAGGCGAACAGGTAGAACGAGGCCAAGTAATTGCTGAATCGGGATCGACAGGCCGTTCAACGGGGCCCCATCTGCATTTTGAAGTCCGGATTGATCAAAAAGCGGTTAATCCAATGCCTTATCTCTAA
- the ftsX gene encoding permease-like cell division protein FtsX, whose translation MSFKTFLRHVREGFKNVFRNGWMSVASITSIVVSLFVLGVFILLVLNVNSVADKADSQVQINVHLALNTDQKMRETVENEIGSMPEVSKVEFVSKEQGLKEFREDMGPDAAELLEGFDVDNNPLPDKLLVEVIEPKTVPFVSGKIEALNKTHKEQPIFKVNYGKGSVETLFKVTRAVRNIGFIFVAGLALMSMFLISNTIRVTILARRKEIGIMKLVGATNYFIRWPFFIEGALIGLIGSLVTSGALYVGYTGLVASVQGDPMLGLQLVPFEDIWLMLCGLLVGLGVLIGVWGSTVSIRKFLKV comes from the coding sequence ATGAGTTTTAAGACCTTCTTGCGGCATGTGCGGGAAGGCTTCAAAAACGTATTCCGCAACGGTTGGATGTCGGTGGCTTCCATCACGTCCATTGTCGTCTCTCTCTTCGTCCTAGGCGTATTTATATTGCTAGTGCTTAATGTTAATTCCGTCGCAGACAAGGCGGACAGCCAGGTGCAGATCAATGTGCATTTAGCGCTGAATACGGATCAGAAGATGCGTGAAACGGTGGAGAACGAAATCGGCAGCATGCCGGAAGTCAGCAAGGTTGAGTTCGTCTCCAAGGAGCAGGGGCTAAAGGAATTCCGCGAAGATATGGGTCCGGATGCCGCCGAGCTTTTGGAAGGTTTTGATGTAGATAATAATCCGCTGCCGGACAAGCTGCTGGTGGAAGTTATCGAACCCAAAACCGTTCCTTTTGTCTCCGGAAAGATTGAAGCACTCAACAAGACCCACAAAGAGCAGCCAATCTTTAAAGTTAACTATGGCAAAGGATCGGTAGAGACGCTGTTCAAAGTAACGCGTGCTGTGCGTAACATCGGCTTTATTTTTGTAGCAGGGCTTGCGCTGATGTCGATGTTCCTGATCTCCAATACGATCCGGGTGACCATTCTTGCCCGCCGCAAGGAGATTGGCATCATGAAGCTGGTGGGTGCGACGAATTATTTTATCCGCTGGCCGTTCTTTATTGAAGGTGCGCTCATTGGTCTGATCGGATCGCTGGTTACCTCAGGTGCCCTCTACGTCGGTTACACCGGTCTCGTGGCTTCCGTACAGGGAGATCCGATGCTTGGGCTGCAACTTGTTCCCTTTGAGGATATTTGGTTGATGCTCTGCGGGCTGCTGGTTGGCCTGGGAGTGCTGATCGGTGTGTGGGGAAGTACTGTGTCGATACGCAAGTTTTTGAAAGTATAA
- the ftsE gene encoding cell division ATP-binding protein FtsE: MIEMQDVWKTYPNGTHALQGVSVKIDRNEFVYIVGPSGAGKSTFMKLIYREETPTKGQISVGGFNIGKLKPRKIPYVRRNIGVVFQDFRLLPRLTAYENVAFAMEVIEAPKKIIKKRVNEVLDLVGLRSKAGREPSQLSGGEQQRIAIARAIVNNPSVIIADEPTGNLDPETSWGIMQLLDEINFRGTTIVMATHNRDIVNKMRKRVLAIENGNIVRDQVRGEYGYEF; this comes from the coding sequence ATGATCGAAATGCAGGATGTATGGAAGACCTACCCGAACGGAACCCATGCCCTCCAAGGTGTATCCGTTAAGATCGATCGCAATGAATTCGTTTATATCGTCGGACCGTCCGGCGCAGGGAAATCAACGTTCATGAAATTAATTTATAGAGAAGAAACTCCGACCAAAGGACAGATATCTGTAGGCGGGTTTAATATAGGTAAGCTTAAGCCGCGCAAGATCCCTTATGTCCGCCGTAATATCGGCGTTGTATTTCAGGATTTTCGCCTGCTGCCCAGGCTGACAGCTTACGAGAATGTCGCTTTTGCTATGGAGGTTATTGAAGCACCGAAGAAGATCATTAAGAAACGCGTCAATGAAGTGCTCGACCTGGTAGGTCTCCGCAGCAAAGCGGGCCGTGAGCCCTCGCAGCTGTCAGGCGGGGAGCAGCAGCGGATCGCGATTGCCCGGGCCATCGTCAACAATCCTTCTGTTATTATTGCGGACGAGCCTACCGGCAATCTGGATCCCGAGACCTCATGGGGAATTATGCAGCTTCTTGACGAGATTAATTTTCGCGGCACGACCATTGTAATGGCTACCCACAACAGAGATATAGTCAACAAAATGCGCAAGCGGGTGCTGGCTATAGAGAACGGTAACATTGTTCGAGACCAGGTGAGAGGGGAATACGGTTATGAGTTTTAA
- a CDS encoding VanW family protein, translating to MKKIHAALIALIGLILAGSLFAGALHLYGSQKTIPKDTHLAGWNIGGMDISEVRNGLNARLEALEAVPLILKAEGNTELTLTLKQAGMTYEAEHFLRGLKELTDGRLLDRVRARRSFPRSWSFGAHLEISQLQNSLSPAWERESFGIPVDATRRITEDDRVVYTPEKTSYEVDWHGLELALRAALPTRLSTVDSLQGKGITLEVPLAVQEPAVTLRALKDQGIERKITQFSTSLGTSGPGRSFNVEAAAKAVNGTMLPPGAVFDYGKAIEKAQVEYGFREAPVIVNGKLQPGTGGGICQVSSTLYNAALRSGLEIVERRNHSLPVSYLPKGQDATFAQGYINFRFRNNTGKYLIIKAAVQGRTLTVKLFGTFPKNVSYAVHSQTVEVLPPTDKYVGDSSLPRGGTRVLQNGKTGYVVETYITRYEDGKAVEKTKLSRDVYPAQKRVIAINRGGMSRSTLPESPKKQLVEDGVRSSQQQ from the coding sequence ATGAAAAAAATCCACGCTGCGCTTATCGCTCTGATCGGGCTCATCCTTGCCGGTTCTCTTTTCGCCGGAGCGCTTCATTTATATGGGAGCCAGAAAACCATTCCGAAAGACACCCATTTGGCAGGCTGGAACATCGGCGGAATGGACATCAGCGAGGTCCGCAACGGATTAAATGCGCGGCTGGAGGCGCTGGAGGCGGTCCCTCTTATCCTGAAGGCGGAGGGTAATACGGAATTGACCCTCACGCTGAAGCAAGCGGGAATGACCTACGAAGCGGAACATTTCCTCCGGGGACTGAAGGAGCTGACAGACGGAAGACTCTTGGACCGGGTGCGTGCCCGCCGGAGTTTCCCCCGCAGCTGGAGCTTCGGGGCCCATCTGGAGATCAGCCAGCTCCAGAACAGCTTAAGCCCGGCCTGGGAAAGAGAGTCTTTTGGCATTCCAGTTGATGCAACGCGGCGGATTACTGAGGATGACCGCGTAGTCTATACACCAGAGAAGACCTCCTACGAGGTAGATTGGCACGGACTGGAGCTTGCCCTCCGGGCGGCCCTGCCAACCAGACTCAGTACCGTAGATTCTTTGCAGGGCAAGGGGATCACTCTTGAAGTGCCGTTGGCCGTCCAGGAGCCTGCAGTCACACTTAGGGCTTTGAAAGACCAGGGGATTGAACGGAAAATCACCCAATTCAGCACTTCACTCGGTACAAGCGGACCCGGGCGGTCCTTTAACGTAGAAGCCGCCGCCAAAGCCGTCAACGGTACAATGCTCCCGCCGGGCGCTGTGTTCGATTATGGTAAAGCGATTGAAAAAGCTCAGGTTGAATACGGCTTCCGTGAAGCACCGGTTATTGTAAACGGAAAGCTGCAGCCCGGCACTGGCGGTGGAATCTGCCAGGTCTCCAGTACCCTCTACAACGCCGCACTCCGCTCGGGGCTGGAAATTGTAGAGCGGCGCAATCATTCGCTGCCGGTCAGCTATCTGCCCAAGGGACAGGATGCAACCTTCGCCCAGGGCTACATCAATTTCCGCTTCCGCAACAACACCGGTAAATATTTGATTATTAAAGCTGCAGTACAGGGGCGCACCTTAACTGTAAAGCTGTTCGGAACGTTCCCGAAGAACGTTTCCTATGCTGTCCACTCCCAGACCGTGGAGGTGCTGCCGCCGACCGATAAGTATGTGGGCGACTCCTCGCTGCCTCGCGGCGGAACACGGGTACTGCAGAACGGCAAAACCGGCTATGTGGTTGAGACCTATATTACCCGCTATGAGGACGGCAAAGCCGTAGAGAAGACAAAGCTCTCACGCGATGTCTATCCGGCGCAAAAACGGGTCATCGCCATCAACCGCGGCGGCATGAGCAGATCCACCCTGCCGGAATCTCCAAAAAAACAACTGGTTGAGGATGGCGTACGCAGCAGTCAACAGCAGTGA
- a CDS encoding DL-endopeptidase inhibitor IseA family protein yields the protein MNKKWMIGSLALSLGLMSAGSGALAASLPISNTGVKSVAVVAPGKEGPVLINNLTVNSVVPLVAHAKALYTYTHRGGSAYMPELFQYNAMEYRFLSSDLGTKQKLLSYIKRAYTHKAAAYYVQNQFLEYKGRMAQVNADMGNSLQYEKAKARMVSKTTTSAVFELTVPYPEGQGPAETVVVELKKVNGYWRIDTSPDILF from the coding sequence ATGAACAAGAAGTGGATGATCGGTTCGTTAGCTCTCTCCCTGGGGCTGATGTCTGCGGGAAGCGGGGCACTGGCGGCTTCACTGCCGATCTCGAATACAGGAGTAAAAAGCGTGGCCGTAGTGGCACCGGGAAAAGAGGGGCCGGTACTGATCAATAATTTGACAGTCAATAGCGTGGTTCCGCTGGTGGCCCATGCCAAAGCTTTGTATACGTATACGCATCGCGGAGGAAGTGCATATATGCCGGAGCTTTTTCAGTATAATGCTATGGAATACCGGTTTCTTTCCAGTGATCTCGGAACGAAACAGAAGCTGCTCAGTTACATAAAACGTGCGTACACCCACAAGGCGGCGGCTTATTATGTACAGAATCAATTTCTGGAGTATAAGGGGAGAATGGCGCAGGTGAATGCCGACATGGGCAATTCACTGCAATATGAGAAGGCCAAGGCCAGAATGGTTTCCAAAACCACAACCTCAGCAGTGTTCGAGCTTACTGTGCCTTATCCAGAGGGCCAGGGCCCGGCAGAAACTGTAGTAGTCGAACTGAAAAAAGTGAACGGGTACTGGAGGATTGACACGTCACCGGACATTCTTTTCTAA
- a CDS encoding alpha/beta hydrolase, producing the protein MALIECKFYSEVLGLNTSMTVILPQQTTTQIGLSNVKRGDLHPTLFLLHGLSDDDSIWLRRTSIERYVAKLGIAVVMPQVHRSFYTDMASGGNYWTFISEELPALARSFFPLSAKREDNFVAGLSMGGYGAIKLGLRKPEVFAAAASLSGALDMAHHFLNSEDASKKSKEYELIFGKKDIAGTPDDLLWLLQEVDGSKGPKPLLYQCCGTEDFLYEDNQAFREACSKTSLPLTYEEGPGEHEWGYWDTKIRDVLAWLPLSK; encoded by the coding sequence ATGGCTTTAATAGAATGCAAATTTTATTCAGAAGTATTGGGACTGAACACTTCGATGACTGTCATTTTGCCGCAGCAAACCACTACACAGATCGGGCTCAGCAATGTAAAACGGGGTGATCTTCACCCGACGCTGTTTTTGCTGCATGGCTTGTCTGATGATGACTCCATCTGGCTGCGCCGGACTTCAATCGAACGGTATGTAGCGAAACTGGGGATTGCTGTGGTTATGCCGCAGGTACATCGCAGCTTTTATACGGATATGGCCTCAGGGGGCAATTACTGGACGTTTATCAGTGAGGAATTGCCTGCGCTGGCGCGCTCCTTTTTCCCGTTGTCAGCGAAACGTGAGGATAACTTCGTAGCCGGCCTATCGATGGGCGGTTATGGGGCGATCAAGCTGGGTCTGCGCAAGCCGGAGGTTTTTGCCGCTGCTGCAAGTCTGTCGGGGGCACTCGATATGGCCCATCATTTCTTGAACTCGGAAGATGCCTCGAAGAAAAGTAAAGAGTACGAGCTGATCTTTGGCAAGAAAGACATCGCAGGCACTCCGGATGACTTATTATGGCTGCTTCAAGAAGTTGACGGCTCGAAGGGACCCAAACCGCTGCTCTACCAGTGCTGCGGCACCGAGGATTTCCTCTACGAGGATAATCAGGCCTTCCGTGAAGCCTGCAGCAAGACGTCATTGCCCCTCACTTATGAGGAAGGCCCGGGTGAACATGAATGGGGCTACTGGGACACCAAGATCCGCGATGTGCTGGCCTGGCTGCCATTATCGAAATAG
- the argH gene encoding argininosuccinate lyase, with the protein MSKLWGGRFTKGTNKLVEEYTASIGFDKALAEEDVQGSLAHVTMLGKCGILPQDDVETIKAGLNKVLDKVRAGEIVFSVADEDIHMNIEKNLIEEIGPVGGKLHTGRSRNDQVATDMHLYLRNRVVELVGLLHELQEALIGQAKDNLETIVPGYTHLQRAQPILFAHHLLAYVSMFRRDAERLTDSYKRINVLPLGAGALAGTTFPIDRHFVAEQLGFDSVYENSLDAVSDRDFIVEFLANASLIMTHLSRLSEELVLWSSTEFSFVELDDAFCTGSSIMPQKKNPDVPELVRGKTGRVYGNLIGLLTVLKSLPLAYNKDMQEDKEGMFDTVATLTGALQLFAPMISTMKVNKGRMREAVNTDFSNATDIADFLVGKGLPFRQAHEVIGKTVLFCINEGKFLLDLTLEEFKQFSPLFDEQIYAVLQPEAVVDARNVYGGTATVQVKAAIGRAEDSLLEADKWVAQHGNAAE; encoded by the coding sequence GTGAGCAAGCTTTGGGGCGGACGTTTTACCAAAGGAACAAACAAGCTGGTGGAGGAATATACGGCTTCCATCGGGTTCGATAAGGCTTTGGCCGAAGAGGATGTGCAGGGCAGTCTGGCCCATGTCACAATGCTGGGCAAATGCGGGATTTTGCCGCAGGACGATGTAGAAACGATCAAGGCAGGATTGAATAAGGTGTTGGATAAGGTTCGTGCGGGAGAAATTGTTTTTTCCGTAGCGGATGAAGATATCCATATGAATATCGAAAAGAACCTGATTGAGGAGATCGGTCCGGTCGGCGGGAAGCTGCACACCGGACGCAGCCGCAACGATCAGGTGGCGACCGACATGCATCTATACCTGCGCAATCGGGTAGTAGAGCTGGTTGGGCTGCTGCATGAGCTGCAGGAAGCGCTGATCGGCCAGGCGAAGGATAATCTGGAGACGATTGTTCCCGGTTATACGCATTTGCAGCGGGCACAGCCAATCCTGTTCGCCCATCACCTGCTGGCTTATGTATCGATGTTCCGCCGGGATGCGGAGCGCCTGACGGACAGCTATAAGCGGATCAATGTGCTGCCGCTAGGAGCGGGCGCGCTGGCGGGAACTACATTCCCGATTGACCGCCATTTTGTAGCGGAACAGCTTGGCTTCGACAGTGTGTACGAGAACAGCCTGGATGCAGTCAGCGACCGTGACTTTATCGTTGAGTTTCTGGCAAACGCCTCGTTGATCATGACCCACCTGTCCCGGCTCAGCGAGGAGCTGGTGCTGTGGAGCAGCACGGAATTCAGCTTCGTGGAGCTGGATGATGCCTTCTGTACCGGCAGCAGCATTATGCCGCAGAAGAAGAATCCGGATGTGCCGGAACTGGTGCGGGGCAAAACCGGCCGCGTCTACGGCAACCTGATTGGCCTCCTGACCGTACTGAAGTCCCTGCCGCTGGCTTACAACAAGGATATGCAGGAAGACAAGGAAGGCATGTTCGATACAGTAGCCACTCTTACAGGGGCGCTGCAGCTGTTTGCACCGATGATCTCCACCATGAAGGTGAACAAGGGGCGGATGCGTGAAGCGGTGAATACCGATTTCTCCAACGCGACCGATATTGCAGACTTCCTGGTCGGCAAAGGCTTGCCTTTCCGCCAGGCCCATGAAGTCATTGGCAAAACCGTACTGTTCTGCATTAACGAAGGGAAATTCCTGCTCGATCTGACGCTGGAGGAATTCAAGCAATTCTCGCCGCTGTTCGACGAGCAGATCTATGCAGTCTTGCAGCCGGAAGCGGTGGTGGATGCGCGCAACGTGTACGGCGGCACAGCCACTGTGCAGGTGAAAGCAGCGATTGGACGGGCAGAGGATTCCTTGCTTGAGGCCGATAAATGGGTAGCACAGCATGGAAACGCCGCTGAATAG
- a CDS encoding argininosuccinate synthase, translating into MAKEKIVLAYSGGLDTSVILKWLKETYDAEIIAFTADIGQKEELDGLEEKALATGASKVYIDDLRDEFANDFIYPMFQSGALYEGQYLLGTSIARPLIAKRMVDIAIAEGATAIAHGATGKGNDQVRFELGVAALAPNINVIAPWRLEEFRNQFPGRAEMIAYAEANGIPVQASAAKPYSMDRNLLHISYESGVLEDPWFDPSAPENKGMFLLSNAPEDAPDEAEYLELDFLKGDCVALNGEALTPLQVMEKLNELGGKHGIGRVDMVENRFVGMKSRGVYETPGGTILFTAHRKMESITMDREVMNLRDSLITRYSTLVYNGFWFAPERLALQALVKESQQNVTGTVRLKLYKGNIIGAGVKSPVSLYNPDIATMEADPTQAYDQGDATGFIRLNALRLKVSAGVAESKK; encoded by the coding sequence ATGGCTAAAGAAAAAATTGTACTCGCCTATTCCGGCGGACTGGATACCTCGGTTATTCTGAAATGGCTGAAAGAAACCTATGACGCGGAGATCATTGCTTTTACAGCCGATATCGGCCAGAAGGAAGAGCTGGACGGTCTGGAGGAAAAAGCACTGGCGACCGGCGCCTCCAAAGTCTACATTGATGATCTGCGCGACGAGTTCGCGAATGACTTCATCTACCCGATGTTCCAATCGGGCGCACTTTATGAAGGACAGTACCTGCTGGGCACCAGCATTGCCCGTCCGCTGATCGCCAAGCGGATGGTGGACATTGCCATCGCTGAAGGCGCTACGGCAATTGCCCATGGCGCAACAGGCAAAGGCAACGACCAGGTACGCTTTGAGCTGGGTGTAGCTGCACTGGCTCCGAACATCAACGTTATTGCACCTTGGCGGCTCGAAGAGTTCCGCAACCAGTTCCCGGGCCGTGCAGAAATGATCGCTTATGCGGAAGCCAACGGAATTCCGGTACAGGCCTCAGCGGCTAAGCCGTATTCCATGGACCGCAATCTGCTGCATATCAGCTATGAGAGCGGCGTGCTGGAGGATCCTTGGTTTGATCCAAGCGCACCGGAGAATAAGGGAATGTTCCTGCTCAGCAACGCGCCGGAGGATGCTCCGGACGAGGCGGAATATTTGGAGCTGGATTTCCTCAAAGGCGATTGTGTTGCACTGAACGGCGAAGCTTTGACCCCGCTGCAAGTCATGGAGAAACTCAATGAACTGGGCGGCAAGCACGGTATTGGTCGCGTAGATATGGTGGAGAACCGTTTTGTCGGCATGAAGAGCCGCGGCGTGTATGAAACTCCGGGCGGAACGATCCTGTTCACGGCACACCGCAAGATGGAGTCCATCACCATGGACCGTGAAGTGATGAACCTGCGCGACAGCCTCATTACCCGTTACAGCACTTTGGTGTATAACGGCTTCTGGTTTGCGCCTGAACGTCTTGCTCTACAGGCTCTGGTCAAAGAAAGCCAGCAGAACGTGACCGGTACGGTGCGTCTCAAACTCTACAAAGGCAATATCATCGGTGCCGGCGTCAAGAGTCCGGTCAGCCTGTACAACCCGGATATCGCGACGATGGAAGCTGATCCTACACAAGCTTATGACCAAGGCGATGCCACAGGATTTATCCGTCTGAATGCCCTGCGTCTGAAAGTTTCAGCAGGTGTAGCGGAATCCAAGAAGTAG